The sequence TTTCACCTCGCCGCACCCTTTCCACATGGATGACGAGTTTATCGGCGAGTTTGCTGCCAACCCGAAGATCTGCAAGTCCATCCACGTTCCTCTGCAGAGCGGATCGACGTCGATTCTCAAGGCGATGAAGCGCGGGTACACCAAAGAGTGGTTCCTCAACCGTATCGAGAAGCTCCGCACAATGGTGCCGGACGTCAGTATCAGTACGGACGTCATCGTCGCTTTCCCCGGCGAGAGCGACGCGGATTTCGAGGAGACGATGGATGTCGTCCGGAAGTCGGGCTTTGAACAGATGTTCAGTTTCAAATACTCCCCGCGCCCGCTGACCGAAGCGGCGGAGTATGCGGACGTCGTCGATCCGGAGGTTGCCTCGGAGCGCCTGATGCGCCTGCAGAGCATGCATGATGCGATGCTCGACGAAAAGTGCAAAGATTATTTGGGCAGAACCTTTACTGTCTATTTCGAAGAGCTGCGCAGCGACGGATACGTGGCGGGACGCAGCGACAATAACATCCTGATCAAAGTCAAGGGGAGCGAGGAGCTGCTGGGGCAGTTTGCGGATGTACGCATCACCCAGACCTACCGCATGGGCCAGGTTGGGGAGCTGGTCGGCGCATAAGATGGCAGCGAAAAAGAAGCGACAGTCGTTCAAAAAAGCGCTGCTTCAGAAGCTGGGCCTCTGGCTCATCCCCCCGGTCGGCGCCCTGCTGATCCGCGTGATCTTCCATACGTCGAAAAAACGTTTCAACCTCCCGGCTCACGTCCCCGAAGACCCCGTCATTTTCGCGTTCTGGCACGGGGATCTGCTGCTGATGCCCTACCTCTACTACCGCTTCCGCGAAACCCCCAACGCCAATGTCCTTATCTCGGACCATTTCGACGGCCGGATCATTGCACAGGTGATGCGTTTCTTCCGGCTGGGAACGATCCACGGCTCCTCCAACCGCAATGCCGCCAAGGTGCTGATCGCAGCGATGCGGACGCTCAAAGCGGGGGCGGATATCGGGATCACGCCCGACGGCCCCCGCGGACCGCGCTATGAAGTGGCCGACGGGATCGTTGCCATGGCGCAGAAAACCGGGGCACAAGTGATTGTTTTCAGCTGTGTGCCGAGCCGCTGCTGGCGGCTGAAGAGCTGGGACCGCTTTGTGATTCCCAAACCCTTCGGCCGGCTGACGTTTTATGCTTCCGAACCGATCGATCTGAAAGGGCTGGGGATGGATACGGCCAAAGAGATGGTAAAATCAAAGCTGATGGAACACGCGCTGGAGTAGAAAAATGACCAAAGCCGACCTCGGCCGATACCGCCTTGACTTCCTTGACTATCTGCTGGATATCCGGGGCTATTCGGACCTGACGGTCAAGAGCTACGACGAAGCGCTGCGGGAGGCGCTTCCAAAGGTGGAGTGGACGGTGGAGTCCGGTGTCGCGGTCATCGACCTGATGCCCTTTCGTCTGCTGATCGCTTCGCAGAGACCCAGGACGATCGCCAAAAAGCTCAGCGCCTGGCGCAGTTACGTCGCCTACCTCAAAAAACAGGGGCTTTCCGTCGAACTCCGTTCGGATGAGAGCATCAAAGTCCCCAAGACCCTCCCCAAGCCCGTTTCCCACACCCATATTATGGAAGCGTTAGCCGTGGCCGAGCCGACCGAGCGGATGGTTGTAACGCTGCTCTATACCCTCGGGCTGCGCCTCTCAGAGCTCTACGGACTCCGGCTTGACCGGATCGGCCGGGAGTGGGTCCGCATCCGGGGGAAGGGCGACAAGGTCCGAGACGTGCCGCTGACGCAGGCGGCTGGCGAGGTAATTGCAATGCATCAAAAAGCGTGTTCCCCGCGCACATTCCTTTGCGAGTGTAACGGCAGGCGTTTAAGCGAAAATAGTTTAAGATACCTCGTCAACAGGGCATTTGCGCGGGTCGGCCTGAAGGTGACCCCGCATCAGTTACGCCATGCGTATGCGACTGAACTGCTCAATCATGATGCCCGGATTGCCGACGTCAGCGAACTGCTGGGCCATGCGTCGATGGCAACGACGCAGATCTATACGAAGCTGGGCAGCGCCCTGAAAATGAAGCATTACCGGACGGCCCATCCGCTATGCAAGGAGACCGATGGCACTGGCTGATTTTTTCGCCCGTTTTTATGACAAGGTCTTCATCGGCCTCTATGAGCACGAAAGCACCTTGCAAGTCGGTGTCGTGACGCAGACGAGGCGCGGAGAGATCCAGGTGCGGCAGCGCGTCTTTTTTACCGGACTGGACGAAGAGGCGCTCGCGTTTTTGCAGGAGCAGGTCGAGCGTACGCCCTATAACTATATCGCCGTGCTGACCGACAGCGACCGCTGCGGTGCACTGCCGACCTGTTCGCTCTCCAAGGCGAAAGAGATGGCGCCGATCGTGGAGCGGAGCCGGACGCTCTGCATCGACGAAGAGTGGATGAACTACTGCGATGAAGAGGTGCTCTACGGGATCCAGGAGCGCTACACGGAGCTGGCCCCCGATGCCATCTATACGCCCTTTGCCGTCTTGCATGCCTATTTTGAAGCAACGATGGCGGGGGCGCATGCGCTTTATGTGCTGATAACGCCGGGAGGGATGAGTCTGGCAGTCGTCAAAGAGAGCCATCTGCGGTTTGCAGAGCAGTACCGCTGCGACGGGAACGGTTCCGCCGTACCGATGGTGGAGAAAATTGCGACGACGCTCGATACCTATTACGGCAAGCCGTGCTGCCGCGGTGAGTTTGTCGAGGCCGTCTATATCCTCGATGCCGCCGGGTCGGGCGAGGAGCTTGCCGCGGCACTGGAAGAGACCCTGCTGGTGGAAGCGCAGAGCCGTACGGTTGATGCCGCTGCACTCTGTGCCCAAACGTCTATGAAGGAGAACGGCTATGGATTATAGTTTTATTGATCAGGCAGCTAAAAGCCCCTTTTCAGCCGCCGTACGCCGTGTATGGGTCGGCGGGGGCATCCTCGTCGGTCTCCTGCTGGCGGCATCGGCGGGACTGCACCTGGTCAACGGGGAACTGCGCACCTCGGTGCAAAAAGAGCGCAACGCGCAGGAGACGATCCAGCTTCAGACGGCGCAACTGCGCGAACAGCATACGCAGTTTTCGCAGAAACAGGAGCTGTGGCAGCAGACCATTGCTTCGGATCAGCTCCTGGCCGATCAGCTTTACGATCTGCTCGACCTTATTCCCGACGACGCGGTATTGACGCATTTCGCGTATGACGGGGCGGGGATCCTTTTCGAAGGGACAAGCCGCCGTTTCAGCACCCTGAAGGCGGATCTTGAACGGGCCCTTTCGGGACGCTATGTCCTCGCTTCTGCGACGTCCAAATCCGGAACGTTCAGCCTGCGATTCAGCGTAACGGGAGGGCTGCAGTGATGCTCAGACGCCAGAATACGGGTTTTGAACTGACCCTTTCGCTTTTCGCCGTCATTTTTCTGATCCTTGGGGTGACGGTCTGGCTGCTGATCCCGGAGGCAAAAGCCTATCTGCAGCTGCAGGATGACGTGCAGAGCGCAGTTGAGCGCAGCGACAGGCTGCAGATGGAATACGACCGGCTTTATGAGACGAAAGAGCAGCTGGCGATGGAAGATGCACGGCTCTCGGAGCGTTTTGAAAATAGTATCGATGCCGCGCAGCTGAAGGCGTGGATTGCGACGGTTCTGAAAGAGGCACCGCTGACGGTGACGGCTTCCGCGGATGGCTTCGAGGTCTCCGCACGGCTGAAAACGCCGCTGGCATTTTATGCACTGATCGACCGTCTCGATACCGCACCCTGGGTCCTGAAAGTCGGTTCCTCCCTCTCCATGCAGGCAGAGGGTAATGAGGTCCGGGTTATCTTTTCGCTTCACCTGCTGCAGCAGCCAGTTTCTCCCGCACTGCAGTAAAATGATCCGGGTGGGCATAAAGATAGGGGCGGACGGCTGCCCCGATGCCTAGTACCCGGCATGATTCCCGGAATGATTTGGGCATGCTGGTGTCTGCTATCGGCGTCACGATGGTGCAGCGCGGCGTGATGCTCAGGGCATAGCGGCGTCCCAGCACCAGGCTGTCTTCGGAAAGCATCCGCTCTTTTTCCCCCTGTCTTAGCAGATATCCCTGCCGCTTCAGCCAGCGGTCAACGGCACGCATGAGTGCCGAACGCTCCAGCGGCCCGATCAACATCAAGAAGTCCAAATCAATGACAGGTACGGGCAGCGGCGGCAGGGCCGCGGCATCGCGGTTGAGAAATTCAAGGGAGTTTCGGATGCCGCTGCGGTACTGTTCAAGCAGCGGTGCGGCATGCTGCGTACGGAAACGGTTACGCGTGTGGCGCGGGTCGCGGTTGGAAGCGTCTTCAAAGTAGCGGTATCCGCGCGAATCCAGCCAGGCCCGAAGCTCGTTTTTGCTGGTACCCAGCAGGGGACGGACCAGCCGGTAGCCATCCCGGCCAGTGACAGGTGCCACTCCCAGCAGTTCGGGGAGCCCGGCACCTTTGCACAGCTGCATCAGCAGCCACTCCAGCCGGTCGTCGAGCTGGTGTGCCGTCAGCAGGACATCATAACCGTGTGCCTCCATCAAAGTGTCGAAGAAGCCGTAGCGGATGCGGCGGGCCTCCGCTTCGAAGTTTTCGAGGATCTCGCCGCTGTCATAAACGTAGCACTGTTTGCCGTACTGTGCAGCGAGCGCACGGGCATGGGCGGCCTCTGCATCGCTCTGTTCGCGGGTATGGTAGTTGACGTGGGCGATATCGAAAGGGATCTTTTCGTGCAGCAGCAGGTAAAAGAGGGCGGTGGAATCAATACCGGCGGAGAACGCCAGCAGATTTTTCCCCTTCGCTAGGAGCGGAAGGGTTTGGGCATCAAGCATGGCCCGTAACGGTCGCCGTCAGTGTCTCACCGACAAGTTCAGTGATCTTGGCACGGTAAGGTACGCCGAAAGAGAGCTCTTCGTCGAGGGCGTTGTCGTTGACGT is a genomic window of Sulfurimonas sp. HSL1-2 containing:
- a CDS encoding tyrosine-type recombinase/integrase, producing the protein MTKADLGRYRLDFLDYLLDIRGYSDLTVKSYDEALREALPKVEWTVESGVAVIDLMPFRLLIASQRPRTIAKKLSAWRSYVAYLKKQGLSVELRSDESIKVPKTLPKPVSHTHIMEALAVAEPTERMVVTLLYTLGLRLSELYGLRLDRIGREWVRIRGKGDKVRDVPLTQAAGEVIAMHQKACSPRTFLCECNGRRLSENSLRYLVNRAFARVGLKVTPHQLRHAYATELLNHDARIADVSELLGHASMATTQIYTKLGSALKMKHYRTAHPLCKETDGTG
- a CDS encoding lysophospholipid acyltransferase family protein, whose amino-acid sequence is MAAKKKRQSFKKALLQKLGLWLIPPVGALLIRVIFHTSKKRFNLPAHVPEDPVIFAFWHGDLLLMPYLYYRFRETPNANVLISDHFDGRIIAQVMRFFRLGTIHGSSNRNAAKVLIAAMRTLKAGADIGITPDGPRGPRYEVADGIVAMAQKTGAQVIVFSCVPSRCWRLKSWDRFVIPKPFGRLTFYASEPIDLKGLGMDTAKEMVKSKLMEHALE
- the tilS gene encoding tRNA lysidine(34) synthetase TilS; this encodes MLDAQTLPLLAKGKNLLAFSAGIDSTALFYLLLHEKIPFDIAHVNYHTREQSDAEAAHARALAAQYGKQCYVYDSGEILENFEAEARRIRYGFFDTLMEAHGYDVLLTAHQLDDRLEWLLMQLCKGAGLPELLGVAPVTGRDGYRLVRPLLGTSKNELRAWLDSRGYRYFEDASNRDPRHTRNRFRTQHAAPLLEQYRSGIRNSLEFLNRDAAALPPLPVPVIDLDFLMLIGPLERSALMRAVDRWLKRQGYLLRQGEKERMLSEDSLVLGRRYALSITPRCTIVTPIADTSMPKSFRESCRVLGIGAAVRPYLYAHPDHFTAVREKLAAAAGEAKR